A genomic region of Notamacropus eugenii isolate mMacEug1 chromosome 3, mMacEug1.pri_v2, whole genome shotgun sequence contains the following coding sequences:
- the LOC140532101 gene encoding SUN domain-containing protein 2-like — MSRRSQRLSHRYHVDDDGGSSSSSSGGSSLVAGQHTAFKDSPLRTLKRKSGSVKRLSPAPHLGPASNPHTTYYSESVVSESYVRGPRVASVDKSSILQDQLDSDVYWSERGGDLVRRRRGLGGAEKSKINGLNEGKVTYDIYGSSSGYSSEDDSAGHTLMDQPGSASSLRNAASQVGAFLWVAITFPGWLFGLFYWWLGTTCYRLTTAASLLDVFVLTRPPRLMLHAYYDSAGFTWVFDLPPQWSLSRHLRTFHPAMLSWWAAKGSNRREEVWEAGESTPYFQAEQHVLSKVHALERRLETLASEYSARWQKEAIRLELLELQGASGNGGGKSLSHEDISTVLEGLMSRWEPTLKKDFRRDTTAHIQEALTTLRAEHRQDLDNVLKKISQASQELESWVLQLKSEWQSLAQEALQENILKAMGPLEAQLAGLRQELAALSQRQAAVAEEVDLWPQKMAALRSDVESQFPAWISQYLLRDKGAKAGLLQLEEVQAQLRDLEHRILTQVAEGQVKSASEAAASLRLTLHKEGVTGVTEEDVHQIVNEALKRYSEDRIGLVDYALESSGASIISSRCSETYDTKTALLSLFGIPLWYYFQSPRAILQPDVYPGNCWAFRGPQGFAVVRLSARIHLSAVTLEHVPKALSPISNIPSAPKDFVILGLNEDSQSEGVALGHFTYDNAGESIQTFHFQGNDTAPYQVVELRILSNWGHPEYTCIYRFRVHGKPAN; from the exons ATGTCTCGACGCAGTCAGCGCCTGAGCCATCGTTaccatgttgatgatgatggaggcagcagcagcagcagcagtggaggaagtTCCCTGGTGGCTGGTCAGCACACTGCCTTCAAGGACAGTCCCTTAAG GACTCTGAAGAGGAAATCTGGCAGTGTGAAACGCCTCTCACCAGCCCCTCACCTGGGCCCTGCTTCCAATCCTCACACTACCTACTACAGTGAATCAGTGGTCAGCGAGTCCTACGTCAGGGGCCCCCGGGTCGCCTCGGTGGACAAAAGCTCCATCCTACAAGATCAGCTGGACAGCGATGTCTACTGGAGTGAACGTG GTGGGGacttggtgaggaggaggagaggcctgGGAGGTGCTGAGAAGAGTAAGATCAATGGACTGAATGAGGGCAAAGTCACCTATGATATCTATGGATCTTCCTCAGGATACTCCTCGGAGGATGACTCTGCAG GGCACACACTTATGGACCAGCCTGGCTCAGCATCCTCATTAAGGAATGCTGCCTCCCAAGTTGGCGCTTTCTTGTGGGTGGCCATCACTTTTCCAG GTTGGCTCTTTGGCCTGTTCTACTGGTGGCTGGGCACTACCTGCTACCGCCTGACCACAGCTGCCTCCCTGCTGGACGTCTTTGTCTTAACCAG GCCTCCCAGACTCATGCTGCATGCCTACTATGACAGTGCTGGCTTTACATGGGTGTTTGATCTGCCCCCTCAGTGGTCACTGTCAAGGCACTTGAGG ACATTCCACCCTGCTATGCTGTCCTGGTGGGCAGCAAAGGGCAGCAACAGGAGAGAGGAGGTGTGGGAAGCAGGAGAATCCACCCCATATTTCCAG GCTGAACAGCATGTCCTGTCCAAGGTTCATGCCCTAGAAAGGCGGCTGGAAACTCTGGCTTCTGAATACTCTGCACGTTGGCAGAAGGAGGCCATCAGGCTGGAGTTGCTGGAGCTGCAGGGGGCCAGTGGGAATGGAGGTGGAAAAAGCCTGAGCCACGAGGATATTTCAACTGTCCTGGAGGGCCTGATGAGCCGATGGGAACCCACCCTGAAGAAGGACTTCCGTAGGGACACCACTGCCCACATCCAG GAAGCACTCACCACCCTCAGGGCAGAACATCGGCAAGATTTGGATAATGTTCTAAAGAAGATTTCTCAGGCATCCCAG GAGCTGGAAAGCTGGGTGCTCCAGCTAAAATCTGAATGGCAGAG TTTGGCCCAAGAAGCCCTCCAGGAAAACATATTAAAGGCTATGGGTCCACTGGAGGCCCAGCTGGCTGGCCTGAGACAGGAACTGGCAGCCCTGAGCCAGAGACAGGCTGCAGTGGCAGAGGAAGTAGACCTTTGGCCACAGAAGATGGCAGCCCTGCGCAGTGAT GTGGAGTCTCAGTTCCCAGCCTGGATCAGTCAGTACCTTCTTCGAGACAAGGGCGCTAAGGCTGGGCTTCTTCAGCTGGAGGAGGTACAGGCCCAACTTCGGGACCTGGAGCACAGAATCCTCACTCAGGTGGCAGAAGGGCAGGTCAAATCTGCCAGTGAAGCTGCTGCCAGCCTGAGGCTGACCCTTCACAAGGAAGGAGTGACTGGGGTCACAGAGGAG GATGTGCACCAGATTGTGAATGAGGCCCTGAAGAGATACAGTGAAGACCGCATTGGGCTAGTGGATTATGCCCTGGAGTCCTCAG gggCCAGCATCATCAGTAGCCGCTGCTCAGAGACCTATGATACCAAGACGGCCCTTCTCAGTCTGTTTGGCATCCCCTTGTGGTACTATTTCCAGTCCCCAAGAGCCATCCTCCAG CCAGATGTTTACCCTGGCAACTGCTGGGCATTCCGGGGCCCCCAGGGCTTTGCTGTGGTTCGATTATCTGCCCGCATCCACCTCAGTGCTGTCACCTTGGAGCATGTACCCAAAGCCCTGTCTCCCATCAGCAACATCCCTAGCGCCCCCAAGGATTTTGTCATCTTG gggCTAAATGAAGATTCACAGTCGGAAGGGGTGGCCCTCGGGCACTTTACCTATGATAATGCTGGGGAGTCCATTCAGACCTTCCACTTTCAG GGCAATGACACAGCCCCATACCAGGTGGTCGAACTTCGGATCTTAAGCAACTGGGGTCACCCTGAGTACACCTGCATTTACCGCTTCCGGGTCCATGGGAAGCCTGCTAATTAG